A window of Salvia splendens isolate huo1 chromosome 8, SspV2, whole genome shotgun sequence genomic DNA:
GGTAATATACCATAGGGCCTCGTTATAGGAATGGCCTTGTAAGATGATTATCTTTAGTTTTGTTCTAATTTATATATCAACTATACTTTGTTCAATTTATATATCAACTACATTTTTTGTTCGTATTGTTCGTTGTCAGACTTCCTCACCTCTCTTCTCTAACAAATTGGTGGAGATGCAGGGGAACGAACCCTGCGCAAAAGATAATCCTCTTACTAAATTACTCCTTTAACAAAGCCCTACGGTATATTACTGCCCTTTTACTAAATTCAAGACATAACATCCTTTTCTCTAATCTAAGCGACCATTATATAGGACTCTTCTACTTGGAATTGCAAAATAATACAAAGATAATGCTTAATGTTATTGATTGCATTGGCAGTAACCGTTGCCCACTACTCCATGAGCTATAACCGTCGTTGCAATTTATTATCTCCATTAACAACCTACTCTTCCATTTCCAGCCGTTACATGGATTTGTAATCTAAATCTGTATCAGGTTAGCCGTGAGAAGTTGAGAACGAGCATGATTAGATGTTGATGACTAACTGTGTTGAAGAATAGTATACTTGAAACCGGAATTTTGCTTATGTGAATTCAATTCTAACTCTATAGTTTTTGAGTTGATCTATGGCCATGCTAGAGTTGCTCATAGTTTGGGTGATAGTTATCGGATTCTGGCTAGAGTAATATATGACTTGCAGCTGGAATAAGGAAGACTGTTGTTTAAGGAAAAATTGGTGTCGAATTGTTAGACAAAACTTCTGTAGTAGTTGAACTCAAATTTGATTACTTTGATCTTTTTTGAGGATCCGTGATGGTCACATTTATGTTACGTAGGAGTTGTGAAATAAAGAGAGGTGACTGATTGAATGACATCTTAGTGGTATACAATGACAGGAAAATTCCGAACCCCCGAGTTCCGTTTCCTAGACTGACATTAACTATTGCAGCTTTTACATTAACACTTTCACATGCATGTTCCAAGAGAAATCTCTAAAGCTAATTTCACTGATTACATAGACAATGTATGCAGTGGTATCATGTCAAAAAAGCTATACCAAAACGCTTCATTTTAACTGTGCACGAGTTTTCTGCATTTATAGTAAACAACAGTGCATCTATTATGAGTTTCAGTTACATATCTTGAAATATTAGGCAACAGTCAATGAAATCTCTTCTGTTATTCATTTCAATTATATACTGCCTGCTTCTGCAGATCTCAAGGAGTCATCAGAATGATGTTTCAGAATTTACAGTAGAAGGTTCAAACAATAGAGTCACGTCTTATTGCACAATCGTACAAAGCACTTCACATTCATGCAAATACAAGACACGGTGTCCAACCCTATAGCTAAGTTGCCTTCTGTAAGAATCCTTTAATAAACAATGGAAGTATAACATGATTgggaaacaacaaacaaaatagCAAAGCAAAGATTAAGGCAACATCCAccagttaaaaaaaaaacaggaACATGAGCCAAAGCATTTAAAAAACTGAAACTACATTTATACAGGATCACTCAGAACCTCACCTGTATTCCTTCTTCAAGAACATCAAGTCCATATATAGCCGCAGCTCGAGCACTTGCGATTGCTCCTGTCTCTCTCAGACCTTCAGAGCCTACCATCTGTGTTTCATGCTGATGTGACTAAACTGAATTGCAAAAGAGCACAAAACTATGGATAAGTTACCTGAGCGGCAACAGCTGTATCAACTGCGTTGACCTTGGTAACACCCAACTCATTCAGAATTATTTTACACTGCGCAAGTGCCTATAACCACCACACTTTAGTCATTCATTATgctcaattaaatagaacaaTCGGTATGGTGCCATAAATATCTTATCTTGCACATAGATAAAGTAATATTCTCATGATGGTATGATTAGGATCCGAGTACTTAAAATtgagaattatttaattacttaTCCACAATACAAATCACTTTGGCGTGCAAGCATGTAAAAGACATGAAAGGCATAGATGACCTGAGGATGGCTCACGACATGCGTTAACTCCTCCTTCCTAACCCCAGGCAATCCAAGAAGACAGTGATTGACCTTCAACTGAACTTCCCCAACTATGCTAAGCCTATGACGAAGTAGCAAGTCATAGTTACGATGGATGCTTCCTGCAACAGAATTCTCAATTGGAAGCACAGCTCTGTCTACCAACCACCTCTCAACTGCCTGAAAAGGGAAGTCAGCCATACAAAGGTTTGAGCAGATATATGATATCAGAGAAGAAGTATTTTGAGAAACATCTAACCTCGAAGACAGCCTCAAATTCTTTACATGGGACAGTCACACTCTGTGGGAATGCTTTAATCGCAGCAGTCTCACTATACGCTCCTGGAATCCCCTGGACAATGCAAGCAGCTTGCTCTTAGCAAAACATGCCAAAGTTACCGATACATATAGCAGAATTACGTGTTACGCACCTGATAAGCAACACGATAGTTTGCACCATCACTAGAAGGAGTGGTTGCTGACAATGGTTCTACAATCAAAACACTTTCGTCAAGTTGCAAATAGAGGGGCACAAGAAAACTCAATTAGGCCACACGTGAAGTTGCATACAGCAGGGTAGAATATATAACACGATTCTCCTTTAAAGCATGCTCGTGAAAGAAATCAAATTAGAATCACAACGGTATGAGTGGACATGGCGGAAAGGAAACATTCAAAAACATCTGCTCATCTCTAACACTTTTAAACTCACAAACTCGACTTTGTATTAGAAATACCACATGGTAAAATGACACCAATCAAATCGAGCAAGATTCCATCTTTATCGTCACATACTTTACAAATTTAGATATAATATCCGTCGTTGTCAATACCAATCATACTTCccaaaatttaatgaaattaaaattgaatactCAAATTTTCACCGAATCAAATACTTCCCCCGTAATTAATTAACAAcggtaaaaaaattaaataatctcaACATTTCTCGATTTACTCATCTTTCACCCAGAGACAGTGAAAATTCAGCAACACGAGATGATTAATGTAAAAAATGGGAATTGACTAACTTGGGAGGAAGTTAAAATTAGTGTGAAACTGCGTTGAAGGAGCAATCTCCGTGGGCACTTCAGCAACTTGCTGCGTTGTAGGGACCTCATCACCCACAGGAGTGATTGCCCTCAGCGCCCATTCCCTCCGAATCTTGAAATTCAAGCAAGCGGGCCGACAATCTGAAAATCCCAATTTAAAATTGGGGGGTGTTTTTTTGGTATCAGcgccaaaacccaagaaaggcGCGGGTGTGAAAGGCCGTGACTTTTTTATGCTGTAGCAATCCGAATGCGGAATGAGACAGTCACAGGAAGCGAGAGTCATTGGAgagggaaagaaagaaaaggaagagAGTGGTTGATTGAGTTTATGAGTGGTGCAGTGATTTACTTAGAAAATGGGGAATGTCAAGAGCAATTGCAGAAAAAGGAGAGAGGAGACAAGGAGAGGTAGTTGGGAAAAATGTCGGGTTTACGTTTTCTTCACCACTGCATGTGGTAATCGTGGCTGCGGGAGAAGAAGATGGGGCGGCTGCCCTcccttccttcttcaactccacCACACTGCACCAATGCGATACTCCTTTCTCTAACGTAAACTCGAGCATCTTTTCCTCGTCACTATCACCAAATAACATTTATTGCAATAATATAAGGACAAATTTCTAATTTAATTCTTATAACTGCTTTGCTAGTTGAATAGGAGTAGTATGTTTTCATcctcctttttttttaaatatgtgaACTTCCATTTACTATAGTCAGAAATACTTTTATACATTtacttttaattttgaattttttatctTGAATGTTATTTTAGTCAATTTATGTATTAACTGTGATATCATCTTAATATCTTTTTCATCAAACTTTTTCTCTTCTTATCTCTTAATCTCCTCAATTTtgctttttctctctttttcacACACACATAATAAGTGTTGagtcgttttttttattttttgtcaaattaCAATTGAGTTAAATCCTTTTTTAGTAAATTCCaacacacaatctcaatcacttcattttctcttttattttacttatttattttcttattttaattaatctattttattctcatttCATTTAACTTACTAAATATTTATTCATTAATCTCGATGGCTAAAAGAATTGCATCAACACTAATATGATTATAGGGCGGAAAGAGTTTAGTTTGTAGAATACAGTGATGACTTTTCCCTTCTCTCGGcaaatatgaatatatatatatatataattaatatcgATGGCTAAAAGAATTGCATCAACACTAATATGATTATAGGGCGGAAAGAGTTTAGTTTGTAGAATACAGTGATGACTTTTCCCTTCTCTCGGcaaatatgaatatatatatatatatataattaatatcgATGGCTAAAAGAATTGCATCAACACTAATATGATTATAGGGCGGAAAGAGTTTAGTTTGTAGAATACAGTGATGACTTTTCCCTTCTCTCGGcaaatatgaatatatatatatatatatatatatatatatatatataattaatatcgATGGCTAAAAGAATTGCATCAACACTAATATGATTATAGGGCGGAAAGAGTTTAGTTTGTAGAATACAGTGATGACTTTTCCCTTCTCTCGGcaaatatgaatatatatatatatatatatagtaaagCAATTTAGAGCAGCATTGGTAGGGACTATGACTAGTCACTTTGGTAAGGAGATTATCGAACTAAGTAGTTGTGAGAGTGATGCAACACAAACTCCATTTCACTCGTCAGGAATATGTcctctttattttatatttcatgtttaggtttattttctatttaattttaattatgtgtgtgGGATACAGAAGAGAGATGATGTTTCATTTAATGCTATAAATTGACTAAATTATCTACCGAAGTGAAGAACAATATACAAAGATCGAAAAAGTCATGAAATAGCACAAAGTCATTCCAATATGTATTACTCCCACCAttccctaaaaataaaaactatttgCTTTTGGTTCGTTCCCcacaattataaattttttgttttagaatatttttttttctattgaaGTGAGACCTATTTTTCACTAACATAGTACTTCTTTCTATaccttttttactttattaattttgtattaaagcTCGTGgtattttaaaaattcttaTAGTCAATGGAGGAAGTATATCAAAGTTCTAAGATGTGATATGATATTTTAAAAGTATGTGAACCGCAAATATGCAAATAGCAAAATAAATAGACTAAATTTACAAAGGAAaatgttttggagacataatgtctaagacataatgaggttaaagtagtcattttagcttgttttatatttttatttaaataaatgttttgtaTATATACCATACTACCCTTATGcatataaaaacatttatttatatataacaaTTACTTGATTAGGAAAGTTGTGTGTATTTATTTGAATGGCTTGATTTTAGCAAATTATACTCAAATTGTATGAAGTGTATTAAATACTCCTATGATGCTAAGTCacgaattttattttaaaatataattttaaataatgaatttaaactttatttaaatagtacattatacaattatatttttaaaattctaaacttATATGtacttaataaatttaatactcaatcttaattttatcattacaaaacattattgaatctataatttatatgtataaaattaataaatcaatttaattgcttgagttcttagagcatcaaaattaagatttgaaatttatacatgttttaatttattaatggacaaaatgttagggaacaacaatttaaatatgtataCTAGAATTAAATTGTCAGATGgtgtcaaaataatttaattaagtaataattTCTAAAGCTAAAATAATTTagctatataaatttaatagtcatatttcacaattaaattttttcattttttatacacAACCCTTTCTTTCATGAGATTATAAcaagtaaaaaattaagtatatatacatacatctatttactaaaagtattttaaatttagaattttaaacattattaataacaaaaaaattggacGTTCataactattactatttcgttggatgataacactaaaaaactaagtatgtatatgcatgtagtcatttttatgattcagaatttaaataattatttaatactaataaaataatttgatgagaatgactattactatttcgttatACTAGTCTTTTACAATTTAGAACTTTAACGATTATTTAATAACAAAATACTTGGATGCGAATGAATATTCCTATTTCGCTGAGTAATAACACTAAGaatttaagtatatatacatgtagtcattttatgacttcaaattttaataataattaataaaacaatttgATGCAAATGACTATTATCATTTCACTAAATGATAACTAGTAGAAATTAAGTCTATAAcatatttatactactactattttacaatttagaattttacacattatttatagaaaaaaattattgtatgtgaatgactattattattttattggaCGACAACACTaacaaattaagtatgtatatgcatctAATCATTTTTAcgatttagaattttaataattatttaatactaataaaataatttgatgagaatgactattactattttgttggataataacaattagaaattaagtgcatatatacatgtaattatttttatgacttagaattttaataattatttaatactaataaataatttgatgcgaatgacgattactatttcgttggacgataacactaagaaattaaatatgtatatgcatgtagtcattttaatgacttagaattttaacaattatttaatattactaataaaataatttgatgagaatgacgattactatttcgttggacgataacactaagaaattaagtatgtatatgcatgcagTCATTTTAATGACTTGgaattttaacaattatttaatactactaataaaataattttatgagaatgactattactatttcgttggacgataacactaagaaattaagtatgtatatgcatgtagtcatttttatgacatagaattttaataattatttaatactaataaaataatttgatgcaaaTGACTTACTATTTAGTTAAAGAGTGTAATTTGATATGAGTTGACTTttgataataattttattgatgTATATTTAGTTAAAAGATAGTAATTTGATATGAATTGCCTTTCcttttatgattaattgatatatatttatttattcaattattatttaattcaaaataaggGTATGTTAGTCTATATAATAATTTGGTTTATGTCAAATTGACATAGGGGTATTATGTCttggagacattatgtctctaaatcatcaCCCATTTACAAATAGACTAAATTTACAAATATCTCTAACGCAtagtacaaaattaataaagtaaaatagtacttataaatatagataaaaaGTAATTGCAGTTTTATAAGTCTTTAATGATAATCCGTCTCATTAAAGAGATAGCTTTATTATAAAAGTGGACAATTCAAAATGCAAAATACAATTATTAATTATAGacgaaatattaatatttatatgtgAATTTAAATTCAAACATTAGATTTTTGTCTTGATGTAATCATACAAAAAATTTAGTGATGCAGATCGGACAAACTTtattgaataaagtaaaattgcTATTATTCTTTAGGTTCAACGATGATGTTGTAGTTATAATCTTTGAAATTTTGAACTACTTTACAAGTTGAAGTAAATATTGTAGATGCGTAGAAATTAACCATTTGTTGAATAAATATGATTTTAGGAAGGGTGAAATAGTCCATATAATTATTTCTTGTTTACAATAAAATCCACGAGttataatttggtaatttttggTAATTTTATAGCCAGTTAATAGACTTTATAATTAACTTTCCTATATATTATGCGGTTAGATAAACTATTAATGCAATTGTACtcttcaattttaattaaattaatgtgtTATTATACTGAAATAAGAGACGTGACAGAGCCAAAAAACCGATTAAGTCGGTgctaaattttaaataataataataaatatattttattttatgtactagtattttatatcttttataatttttatgaaatCTTAGATGATAATAAAAGTTCAATAAATCTATATTATCAAATTCATATATCTCATACTCCGcttatacttccttcgtcccaaaaaagtatgaacatttgatTCAACAccggttttaatgcataattagtaaagtaaaagagatagcAAGAATTTTTTTAAGTATTATAAGTAGATAgtgagtcccacctcattagaaaaaaagaaatttctaaaattagaaaattcatacttttcaaggacgaacaaaaaaggaaagagttcaTACATTTCAGGAACAGACTAAGTAATACATATATGAATATCATAATTTCTAAAATTGTAGTAattctgaatcaaatgattaAATAAAGTTCAAATCCCCAATTTACCATAAGAAACAATTTCTCTTCAAATTAACTGAAAAATTAGTAGATAGTACTTTAATTAGATGTGACTAAATATAGGTTTGTAAATATAAgccatattttttaatttaactagaaAGACGGAAGTATACATATATAGAAACAGTCAAGGGcatcattatttaattatagcccaaaattaaaaataaataggcCCAAATTATAAGCCCAAGTCTgtcttctcctttccttttcaatattcagattcagatatcagGCAGCGCTGGAGTGCAGGGCCCGCTCTGGGTCTGGATCTGGGTCTGGGGCTTGGCCCAATGTGATTCTGTTGCTAACTAAGAGTATATCCGATTATTCATATTAAACTCAAGtctattttaatgtaaaatgtAAATATCATATCCAATAGTGAATTTACTCTCGTTGACACTAAGTTTGAAGTTAAAAGAATATTTTctatccattttttttatttataagattttaaaatattagtatttgaatttattttaatgtaaactcaaaaattaatttatttaaaaatccaATATGACGGGTTTCGGGATTTTAAAGAATCATTGAAAATGGTCTAAATCGCTAAATGTTTAGTGgagtataataaaaataaatgttacttagaaacttttaaattttatccaaattttaatttgattcgTCTCTAAAGTAGTTAAGTTCTATTTCACTCTCATTTTCCTCCATGTTCTCTTTTTTCCCACCATTTCACTCACCACCGGCCGTGAACCCTACCACCATTGTGTCCGTCTCTATGATATAATCcccccgtcccataagaatatgcactctttcctttttagtccgtcctacaagaatatgcactttctaattttggaaacatttttcactctaatgaggtggaactcattctccactaataatactttaattactttttctccctacatctctcttactttctcaattttgcattaaaattcatgtttaatccaaagtgtatattctttggggacgaatgaagtattttttattatcaCAAGTGGACAATATTATTCCAGTATAGCTAAATATATGTACATGTACCGTATCGACGAAGACTAATATTTAGCTTCTAAGTACTACTACAACTTAAATCTCATGCACTATCTAGACCACATGAGCTGAAGGTTTGTTTAACTAATTGAACATAAATAAATAGAGATAATAAATACTCCTTCcgcccataaaaatatgagcatttagGACGACATGataattaatgcacaattggtaaaataagatagaataATGAGAAATGTAGTTAAAGTAGTGATCGTGGATAATTGaactcacattattattagtgtttaatgactTGTAATAATGGGCCCTAGTCATATAAGTTGTAcctaaattgatgtatatggatAATGGGCTGGGGACAATTTTTCCATAAATGGcaatactcatatttttattggatggatggaaaagaaaaaatgttcattatttttatgagacggagaaAATAGAAAACTAAGTATGGACCAATTAAAGAAAGAAATTCTAGGGTATTGATTTTGTTGACTGTTCTTGTAACACTCGCCCTTTTTGAACCATAGTCGATCCAGTATCGCAGCATTAGCTGTTATTCTCGTTTGTTTGAGTTTTAAAACGTGCGCGATCTCGATAATCATAAAGAAGACGTTTAATAGTTTTGCTAAAGGCGGTATAAAAATCTATGAGTTCTTTTAACACAAGTTCAAATAGATCTTTGCAAAGTCCTACGCTATTACAATTTAAATATCGAGAATACAACAAAATGAGGAGAAGCGCCCCAAGTCTCGGCGGGTGTGCACATCCCGGACCTCCACCTTCATTTTGTGCTCATATCGATCGCTACATCGCACACTTCCAGAACCTAcaaaagatatataaatattagtcTCATCACAATCACATTACTCGAATCAAGACAAGACTTTTGACAAATTCGCATCACCTCAAGCATGTTCCCCAAACGACGACGCGCGTACCCCAAATGACGGTTGTACTTGTTAGCCATTGTTTTGGATGACGAGACATAAGATTCTTTCTAAAAATGGTAGTGTGAATGATGGGTGTGACAACTTACCCCTTTTAGCAAAAAGTCCTTAGCTCTTGGACAACACTTCTCATAAATTATGGAATTATTCATGTAAAACTATGCACCCTCTTTGCCTATAAATACTCCACTACCTCCATTCATCTTTCTCAAATCTCCAACATGTTCATATCATCAAAGAAGAGAGCAAGTGAGATTCAAATAGTGAGTTCAAGGAACAAGAGGATCA
This region includes:
- the LOC121743178 gene encoding arogenate dehydratase/prephenate dehydratase 1, chloroplastic-like: MTLASCDCLIPHSDCYSIKKSRPFTPAPFLGFGADTKKTPPNFKLGFSDCRPACLNFKIRREWALRAITPVGDEVPTTQQVAEVPTEIAPSTQFHTNFNFLPKPLSATTPSSDGANYRVAYQGIPGAYSETAAIKAFPQSVTVPCKEFEAVFEAVERWLVDRAVLPIENSVAGSIHRNYDLLLRHRLSIVGEVQLKVNHCLLGLPGVRKEELTHVVSHPQALAQCKIILNELGVTKVNAVDTAVAAQMVGSEGLRETGAIASARAAAIYGLDVLEEGIQDNSDNVTRFMILARQPIIPGTEGSYKTSIVFTLQEGPGALFKALAVFAMRSINLSKIESRPQKMWPLWVVDDSNKQGAKYFEYLFYIDFEASMAEHRAQYALGHLQEFARYIRVLGCYLKETL